In one window of Tellurirhabdus rosea DNA:
- the groL gene encoding chaperonin GroEL (60 kDa chaperone family; promotes refolding of misfolded polypeptides especially under stressful conditions; forms two stacked rings of heptamers to form a barrel-shaped 14mer; ends can be capped by GroES; misfolded proteins enter the barrel where they are refolded when GroES binds) has product MAKKIFFNTEARDKVKKGVDTLADAVKVTLGPKGRNVVIDKKFGSPAITKDGVTVAKEIELKDAMENMGAQLVKEVASKTADSAGDGTTTATVLAQAIYSIGAKNVAAGANPMDLKRGIDKAVIAVVKNLQQQSRAIETSKEIAQVATISANSDEEIGKMIADAMEKVGKEGVITVEEARGTETEVKTVEGMQFDRGYLSPYFVTNTEKMEAELDRPFILISEKKVSSMKELLPVLEQVAQTGRPLLIIAEDVDGEALATLVVNKIRGALKVAAVKAPGFGDRRKAMLEDIAILTGGQVISEERGFKLENASIEYLGQAEKIIIDKDNTTIVNGAGQSEHITGRVNQIKAQIENTTSDYDREKLQERLAKLSGGVAILYIGAATEVEMKEKKDRVDDALHATRAAVEEGIVAGGGVALIRAIAALDGVNSINEDEKTGVNIIRVALESPLRTIVANAGGEGSVVVNKVKDGEGDFGYNAREDKFENMIAAGIIDPTKVTRLALENASSIAGLLLTTECVIADEPEEAPAGGHAHPGGGMGGMM; this is encoded by the coding sequence ATGGCAAAGAAAATATTCTTCAACACGGAAGCCCGCGACAAAGTAAAGAAGGGCGTTGACACGCTGGCCGATGCTGTGAAGGTGACCCTGGGTCCCAAAGGCCGTAACGTGGTAATCGACAAGAAATTCGGCTCACCGGCCATCACCAAGGACGGCGTGACGGTAGCCAAAGAAATCGAGCTGAAAGACGCCATGGAAAACATGGGCGCTCAGCTGGTGAAAGAAGTTGCTTCCAAAACGGCTGATTCTGCCGGTGACGGTACAACAACGGCAACCGTTCTGGCTCAGGCCATCTACTCAATCGGTGCGAAGAACGTCGCAGCCGGTGCCAACCCGATGGACCTGAAGCGCGGTATCGACAAGGCCGTTATCGCGGTCGTGAAAAACCTCCAGCAGCAGTCACGCGCCATCGAAACGTCGAAGGAAATCGCTCAGGTAGCGACGATCTCGGCCAACTCGGACGAAGAAATCGGCAAGATGATCGCCGACGCGATGGAGAAAGTAGGTAAGGAAGGCGTTATCACGGTGGAAGAAGCGCGCGGTACCGAAACCGAAGTAAAAACGGTGGAAGGGATGCAGTTCGACCGCGGTTACCTGTCTCCGTACTTCGTAACCAACACCGAGAAGATGGAAGCGGAGCTGGATCGTCCGTTCATCCTGATCTCGGAGAAGAAGGTTTCTTCCATGAAAGAACTGCTGCCGGTGCTGGAGCAGGTGGCCCAGACGGGTCGTCCGCTGCTGATCATCGCAGAAGACGTAGACGGCGAAGCCCTGGCGACGCTGGTCGTAAACAAAATCCGTGGCGCCCTGAAAGTGGCAGCCGTGAAGGCTCCGGGCTTCGGCGACCGCCGCAAAGCCATGCTGGAAGACATCGCCATCCTGACGGGTGGTCAGGTGATCTCCGAAGAGCGCGGCTTCAAACTGGAGAACGCTTCGATCGAGTACCTGGGTCAGGCCGAGAAAATCATCATCGACAAGGACAACACGACGATTGTCAACGGTGCCGGTCAGTCGGAGCACATCACGGGCCGCGTTAACCAGATCAAAGCGCAGATCGAAAACACGACGTCGGACTACGACCGTGAGAAACTGCAGGAGCGTCTGGCCAAACTGTCAGGTGGTGTTGCTATCCTGTACATCGGTGCGGCTACCGAAGTGGAGATGAAAGAGAAGAAAGACCGCGTTGACGACGCCCTGCACGCAACCCGTGCGGCCGTTGAAGAAGGCATCGTGGCCGGTGGTGGCGTTGCCCTGATCCGCGCCATCGCGGCTCTGGACGGCGTTAACTCGATCAACGAAGACGAGAAGACGGGTGTGAACATCATCCGCGTGGCGCTGGAATCTCCGCTGCGTACGATCGTTGCCAACGCCGGTGGCGAAGGTTCAGTCGTAGTCAACAAGGTGAAGGACGGCGAAGGCGACTTCGGCTACAACGCCCGCGAAGACAAGTTCGAGAACATGATTGCCGCTGGTATCATCGACCCGACGAAAGTAACGCGTCTGGCCCTGGAGAACGCTTCTTCCATCGCAGGTCTGCTGCTGACGACCGAGTGTGTGATCGCTGACGAGCCCGAAGAGGCACCGGCAGGCGGCCACGCCCATCCGGGCGGCGGCATGGGCGGCATGATGTAA
- a CDS encoding ABC transporter ATP-binding protein produces the protein MQPLLQATDIKRSYGTLPVLKGIQLSIQKSEVVSVVGASGAGKSTLLHILGTLDRPDAGQVLMDGQDVFALNEKELARFRNRRIGFVFQFHNLLAEFTALENVCLPGFMAGTDERAVRKRAAELLNLLGLSDRTDHLPSQLSGGEQQRVAVARALVNSPAIVFADEPSGNLDSRNAEELHQLFFRLRNELGQTFVIVTHNETLATLADRRLVIRDGVMEE, from the coding sequence ATGCAACCACTGCTTCAGGCGACAGACATCAAGCGGTCTTACGGGACACTTCCGGTATTGAAAGGGATTCAGTTGAGTATTCAGAAAAGCGAAGTCGTTTCGGTCGTGGGAGCGTCGGGAGCGGGTAAAAGTACGCTGCTGCACATTCTGGGAACGCTCGACCGGCCGGACGCGGGCCAGGTTTTGATGGACGGGCAGGATGTGTTTGCCCTCAACGAGAAGGAACTGGCCCGGTTCCGGAATCGCCGCATCGGCTTTGTTTTCCAGTTTCATAATCTGCTGGCCGAGTTTACGGCGCTCGAAAACGTCTGTCTACCAGGCTTTATGGCCGGAACCGACGAACGGGCGGTGCGCAAACGGGCGGCCGAATTATTAAATTTACTGGGATTAAGTGACCGGACGGACCACTTGCCGTCTCAACTTTCAGGAGGCGAGCAACAGCGGGTTGCCGTAGCCCGGGCCCTGGTCAATTCGCCGGCCATCGTTTTTGCCGACGAGCCTAGCGGGAACCTCGACTCGCGCAATGCCGAAGAACTTCATCAGTTATTTTTCCGGCTGAGAAATGAATTGGGGCAGACATTCGTTATAGTAACACATAACGAAACCCTGGCAACGCTGGCCGACCGCCGCCTTGTGATTCGCGACGGAGTGATGGAAGAGTGA
- the sucC gene encoding ADP-forming succinate--CoA ligase subunit beta produces the protein MNIHEYQGKEILKRYGVRVQEGIVAESPEKAVEAAKQMMAQTASKFVVVKSQIHAGGRGKGKIQGGEQRGVQLAKSVDDVRDIAKNLIGNILVTHQTGPEGKKVNKVLIAQDVYYPGASEPKEYYMGILLDRAKACNVIMASTEGGMDIEEVAEHSPEKIIKEWIDPRVGLQPFQARNIAFALGLEGEAFKEMVKFVTALYKAYVETDSSMFEINPVLKTSDNKILAVDAKVNLDDNALYRHSELASLRDLSEEDPLEVEASANDLNYVKLDGNVGCMVNGAGLAMATMDIIKLSGGEPANFLDVGGGANAKTVEAGFRIILKDPNVKAILINIFGGIVRCDRVATGVVEAYKAIGDIKVPIIVRLQGTNAEEGARIIDESGLKVFSAVQLKDAAAKVTQVLAEMGA, from the coding sequence ATGAATATACACGAGTACCAGGGTAAAGAAATACTGAAACGCTACGGCGTCCGCGTCCAGGAAGGCATCGTAGCGGAATCCCCGGAAAAGGCGGTAGAGGCGGCGAAACAAATGATGGCCCAGACGGCTTCCAAGTTCGTGGTTGTGAAATCCCAGATTCACGCTGGCGGCCGCGGAAAGGGCAAGATTCAGGGCGGTGAGCAGCGCGGCGTGCAACTGGCCAAGTCCGTGGACGACGTACGTGACATCGCGAAAAACCTCATCGGTAATATCCTTGTCACGCACCAGACCGGCCCGGAAGGCAAGAAAGTCAATAAGGTTCTGATTGCTCAGGATGTATACTACCCCGGTGCTTCGGAGCCGAAGGAATATTATATGGGCATCCTGCTCGACCGGGCCAAGGCCTGCAACGTCATCATGGCCAGCACCGAAGGCGGGATGGACATTGAGGAAGTGGCCGAGCATTCTCCCGAAAAAATCATCAAGGAGTGGATCGACCCGCGCGTAGGACTGCAGCCGTTCCAGGCCCGCAACATCGCGTTTGCCCTCGGACTGGAAGGCGAAGCGTTCAAGGAAATGGTGAAATTCGTGACGGCGCTTTACAAAGCTTACGTCGAAACGGATTCGTCCATGTTCGAGATCAACCCGGTGCTCAAAACGTCGGACAATAAGATTCTGGCTGTGGACGCGAAAGTGAACCTGGACGACAACGCACTGTACCGCCACAGCGAACTGGCGAGTCTGCGCGACCTGTCGGAGGAAGATCCCCTGGAAGTGGAAGCGTCGGCCAACGACCTCAACTACGTGAAGCTGGACGGCAACGTGGGCTGTATGGTTAATGGCGCCGGACTGGCGATGGCCACGATGGACATAATCAAGCTGTCGGGCGGCGAACCGGCCAACTTCCTGGACGTGGGCGGCGGTGCTAACGCCAAAACCGTGGAAGCCGGCTTCCGGATTATCCTGAAAGACCCGAACGTAAAGGCGATTCTGATCAATATCTTCGGCGGTATCGTGCGCTGCGACCGAGTAGCCACGGGCGTCGTGGAGGCCTACAAAGCCATCGGCGACATCAAAGTCCCCATCATCGTCCGTCTGCAGGGCACCAACGCCGAAGAAGGCGCCCGCATCATTGACGAGTCCGGCCTGAAAGTGTTCTCAGCCGTGCAGTTGAAAGACGCCGCGGCGAAAGTGACGCAGGTGCTGGCGGAAATGGGAGCCTGA
- a CDS encoding M48 family metallopeptidase, with translation MRKAILLVLFIGFLIGCQKVPLTGRRQLALVPNSQLLPLSFNNYKEVLDTSRVVRSGDQAAMIKRVGSRLQSAIEDYMRANNLSSRLEGFAWEFNLIQSPEVNAWCMPGGKVAFYTGIIPICQNEAGVATVMGHEIAHAIAEHGNERMSEGLVANGLLQGGQLALGVMSQGQRSQTNALLLQAAGVALPLGYQLGRALPHSRKQESEADQLGLIFMAMAGYNPNEAVGFWQRMAQASGGNKPPEFLSTHPSDTRRIRDIQAQLPEAQKYYRAR, from the coding sequence ATGAGAAAAGCGATTTTGCTGGTGTTGTTCATCGGCTTCCTCATCGGGTGTCAGAAGGTGCCCCTGACCGGTCGACGGCAATTGGCACTTGTCCCCAATTCACAGTTACTTCCGTTAAGTTTTAATAATTATAAAGAAGTACTGGACACGAGCCGGGTAGTTCGCTCAGGCGATCAGGCGGCGATGATCAAGCGGGTAGGTTCCCGGCTTCAGAGTGCCATTGAAGACTACATGCGGGCCAACAACCTCTCCAGCCGTCTGGAAGGCTTTGCCTGGGAATTCAATCTGATTCAGAGTCCGGAAGTGAACGCCTGGTGTATGCCCGGCGGGAAAGTAGCTTTCTACACCGGAATCATTCCCATTTGCCAGAACGAAGCGGGCGTAGCGACCGTAATGGGGCACGAAATTGCCCACGCCATTGCCGAACACGGCAACGAGCGGATGAGCGAAGGGCTGGTCGCCAACGGACTGCTTCAGGGCGGTCAGCTGGCGCTGGGCGTAATGTCGCAGGGACAGCGGTCGCAGACCAATGCCCTCTTGCTTCAGGCGGCCGGCGTAGCCCTGCCGCTGGGCTACCAATTGGGCCGGGCGCTGCCGCACAGCCGCAAGCAGGAGTCGGAAGCCGACCAGCTTGGGTTGATTTTTATGGCTATGGCGGGCTATAACCCCAACGAGGCGGTCGGGTTCTGGCAGCGGATGGCGCAGGCCAGCGGTGGCAACAAACCGCCCGAGTTTCTGTCGACGCACCCGTCCGACACGCGCCGGATTCGGGACATTCAGGCCCAACTGCCGGAGGCGCAGAAGTACTACCGGGCACGTTAA
- a CDS encoding fumarylacetoacetate hydrolase family protein codes for MKIIAVGRNYAEHIKELNNEQPDDPVIFTKPETAVLRDNEPFYYPDFSQDIHHEVEILVRISKVGKNIDEKFAHKYYDEIGIGIDFTARDIQSKLKAKGLPWDLAKGFNGSAPISKFVPKSEFPDLQNLNFRLDVNGETRQQGNTELMLFKIDYLIAFVSRYITLQQGDILFTGTPKGVGPVKVGDTLTAYLEDRKMLDFAVK; via the coding sequence ATGAAAATCATCGCCGTCGGACGCAACTACGCAGAACATATCAAAGAACTGAACAACGAACAACCCGACGATCCGGTTATCTTCACCAAACCCGAAACGGCGGTCCTCCGTGACAACGAGCCTTTCTACTACCCTGATTTCTCCCAGGATATCCACCACGAAGTCGAAATTCTGGTACGGATCAGCAAGGTTGGAAAAAACATCGACGAGAAATTTGCCCATAAATATTACGACGAAATCGGCATCGGCATCGACTTTACGGCCCGCGACATTCAGTCAAAGCTCAAAGCCAAAGGGCTGCCGTGGGATCTGGCGAAAGGTTTCAACGGCTCCGCTCCCATTTCGAAGTTTGTCCCCAAATCCGAATTTCCGGACCTGCAGAACCTGAACTTCCGGCTCGATGTCAACGGCGAAACCCGGCAGCAGGGTAATACGGAGCTGATGCTGTTCAAAATCGATTACCTGATTGCCTTTGTATCCCGGTATATTACCCTGCAACAGGGCGATATTCTGTTTACGGGCACGCCCAAAGGCGTTGGGCCGGTGAAAGTCGGCGATACCCTGACGGCCTACCTGGAAGATCGCAAAATGCTCGATTTTGCGGTAAAATAA
- a CDS encoding M23 family metallopeptidase, with the protein MRRTVAIFFYGVISALLWGAETARAQTDAIPVDEEQTGSERSKVLSRKEKLKAIQPGYFLFPIRPGASNSLSGALGDLRSNHFHAGLDIRTQQREGLAVHAAADGYISRIAVFTGGYGNVIFMKHPNGMTTVYGHLKQLSEPLATYLRQEQYRQQSFEIDLRPAPNQFIAKKGDVIALSGNTGGSGGPHLHFEIRDERDNLLNPLLFGFPEIEDQTPPFFDKIALRPLTPTSLVNGQATRVALAPVKRPNGEYVLTQPVSASGLIGIDILAYDRTDGTPYKNGLSCIEIELDGNEVFAYNMDNFPHEESRLINLHMDYATEQLTGQRFHRCYVVDGNTLPIYTTDKRRGRLPLFDGQPHEVVITLFDSYQNVTRLRFTIQPEAEPSPVQVTPSRLPTVLTASASDNTLLIKARNFATAEVPDARFFSSGLSRDVPVSYVRNGEAVYVLDLSRRLPDSVQVGTTTLPLHYRKQIIPGRADAYREQQVQIEFAENSVYDTLHLAVSHEGNRLVINDFTIPLREQIRVTFAPTEPVEVRDRTQMYLVSGGRRDYIGGFWKDNTFQFHTRKLGTFQLLTDVNPPVARWIRKDAQGLVATIKDDLSGIASFRMQVNGEWVLMQYDYKRALIWSDRLDRTKPFEGPVQLEVKDRAGNVTLLTATLPVLTAKADSVSIAK; encoded by the coding sequence ATGAGGCGAACGGTAGCTATTTTTTTTTACGGAGTAATCAGTGCGTTGCTTTGGGGCGCTGAAACCGCGCGGGCTCAGACGGATGCGATTCCGGTTGACGAGGAGCAGACCGGTTCGGAACGTTCCAAAGTGTTGTCGCGCAAAGAGAAACTGAAGGCCATCCAGCCGGGCTATTTCCTGTTTCCGATCCGGCCGGGAGCGTCCAATTCGCTGTCCGGAGCCCTGGGTGATCTGCGGTCCAACCACTTTCACGCGGGCCTCGACATCCGGACGCAGCAGCGCGAGGGCCTGGCCGTCCATGCCGCCGCGGACGGATACATCTCCCGGATCGCGGTGTTCACCGGTGGTTACGGCAACGTCATCTTCATGAAGCACCCCAACGGCATGACGACCGTGTACGGCCACCTGAAGCAGCTCAGCGAACCGCTGGCGACATACCTCCGCCAGGAACAGTACCGGCAGCAATCCTTCGAAATCGACCTGCGCCCGGCCCCCAACCAGTTTATCGCCAAAAAAGGAGACGTCATTGCCCTGTCCGGCAACACGGGCGGCTCGGGCGGGCCGCACCTGCACTTCGAGATTCGGGACGAGCGCGACAACCTGCTCAATCCGCTGCTGTTCGGCTTCCCGGAAATTGAAGACCAGACCCCGCCGTTTTTTGACAAAATCGCCCTGCGGCCCCTTACGCCGACCTCGCTGGTCAACGGACAGGCTACCCGCGTGGCGCTGGCTCCCGTCAAACGCCCCAACGGAGAGTACGTCCTGACGCAGCCCGTTTCGGCCTCCGGGCTCATTGGCATCGACATCCTGGCCTACGACCGGACCGACGGCACGCCGTACAAGAACGGCCTTTCGTGCATTGAAATCGAACTGGACGGCAACGAAGTGTTCGCCTACAACATGGACAACTTCCCGCACGAAGAATCCCGGCTGATTAATCTGCATATGGATTACGCCACCGAGCAGCTCACCGGACAGCGCTTCCACCGGTGTTATGTCGTAGACGGCAATACGCTGCCGATTTACACGACCGACAAACGCCGGGGCCGTCTGCCGCTCTTTGACGGACAGCCGCATGAGGTGGTCATCACCTTGTTCGACAGTTACCAGAATGTGACCCGGCTGCGGTTCACTATTCAGCCCGAAGCGGAGCCCTCCCCGGTGCAGGTGACGCCCAGCCGCCTGCCGACGGTGCTGACGGCTTCGGCTTCGGACAACACGCTGCTCATAAAAGCCCGCAATTTTGCGACGGCCGAGGTGCCCGATGCCCGTTTTTTCAGCAGCGGCCTCAGCCGGGACGTGCCCGTAAGTTATGTCCGCAACGGAGAAGCGGTCTATGTCCTTGATCTGAGCCGGCGTCTGCCGGATTCGGTTCAGGTGGGAACCACCACCCTGCCCCTGCATTACCGCAAGCAGATCATTCCGGGCAGGGCCGATGCCTACCGGGAGCAGCAGGTTCAGATCGAATTTGCCGAAAACAGCGTGTACGACACCCTGCATCTGGCCGTCAGTCACGAAGGCAACCGGCTGGTGATAAATGATTTTACAATACCGCTGCGTGAACAAATCCGTGTTACCTTTGCGCCCACCGAACCCGTCGAAGTTCGCGACCGGACGCAGATGTATCTGGTAAGCGGCGGGCGGCGGGATTACATTGGCGGATTCTGGAAAGACAACACCTTCCAGTTTCACACCCGGAAGCTGGGTACTTTTCAATTGCTGACGGATGTCAATCCGCCCGTTGCCCGCTGGATTCGGAAAGATGCGCAGGGACTGGTGGCAACCATCAAGGATGATTTGTCCGGCATTGCGAGCTTCCGGATGCAGGTAAACGGCGAGTGGGTGCTGATGCAGTACGATTACAAACGCGCCCTCATCTGGTCGGACCGGCTCGACCGCACCAAACCGTTTGAAGGGCCCGTGCAGCTGGAGGTAAAAGACCGGGCCGGCAACGTCACCCTGCTGACCGCCACCCTGCCCGTCCTGACAGCCAAAGCGGATTCTGTTTCGATTGCCAAATAA
- the bcp gene encoding thioredoxin-dependent thiol peroxidase produces the protein MKLQIGEPAPDFESRDQSGNPIRLSDYRGKKVVLYFYPKDDTPGCTAQACSLRDNHEKLRQAGYEVLGVSVDDEKSHRKFISKYELPFPLLADTDKKIVEAYDVWKEKSMYGRQYMGTVRTTFLIDESGIITDIIEKIDTKNHAEQILK, from the coding sequence ATGAAACTGCAAATCGGCGAACCGGCTCCGGATTTTGAGTCCAGAGACCAGTCGGGCAACCCCATCAGACTGTCGGATTACCGGGGAAAAAAGGTAGTCCTGTACTTTTACCCCAAGGATGATACGCCGGGCTGTACGGCCCAGGCCTGCAGCCTCCGCGACAACCACGAAAAGCTGCGCCAGGCCGGATACGAAGTGCTGGGCGTCAGCGTCGATGATGAGAAATCGCACCGGAAGTTCATTTCCAAATACGAACTGCCCTTCCCGTTGCTGGCTGATACCGACAAAAAAATCGTGGAAGCCTACGATGTCTGGAAAGAAAAGTCAATGTACGGCCGTCAATACATGGGCACGGTCCGGACGACCTTTCTCATCGATGAGTCCGGAATCATCACGGACATCATCGAGAAGATTGATACCAAAAATCACGCAGAACAAATTCTAAAATAA
- a CDS encoding transketolase, with the protein MEQTQLEQIAVQVRRDILRMVHAVNSGHPGGSLGCTDLFVALYFDVLRLKRDENGTPVFDMNGTDEDLFFLSNGHISPVWYSVLARAGYFPVSELGTFRKLDSRLQGHPTTAEHLPGVRIASGSLGQGLSVACGAAFAKRLNGDDKHVYVLMGDGEQQEGQVWEAATFAPHHKLGNLTAIIDLNGQQIDGPTNLVMNNRDLGAKYRAFGWNVTEMKGNDMTEVLKTLHESKHDPEVPTMILMHTEMGYGVDFMMGSHKWHGVAPNDEQLATALNQLAVTAGDQDY; encoded by the coding sequence ATGGAACAAACACAACTAGAGCAGATTGCGGTGCAGGTTCGTCGTGACATCCTGCGCATGGTTCATGCCGTCAACTCGGGGCACCCCGGCGGCTCACTGGGCTGCACGGATCTTTTTGTAGCGCTGTATTTCGACGTGCTGCGCCTCAAACGGGACGAAAACGGGACGCCCGTTTTCGACATGAACGGGACCGATGAAGACCTGTTTTTCCTGTCGAACGGCCACATTTCGCCGGTCTGGTATTCGGTACTGGCCCGTGCGGGTTACTTCCCCGTATCGGAGCTGGGCACGTTCCGTAAGCTCGACAGCCGTCTGCAGGGTCACCCGACCACGGCCGAGCACCTGCCGGGCGTCCGGATTGCTTCCGGCTCGCTGGGGCAGGGACTTTCGGTAGCCTGCGGAGCCGCTTTTGCCAAGCGTCTGAACGGCGACGACAAGCATGTGTACGTGCTGATGGGCGACGGGGAACAGCAGGAAGGCCAGGTCTGGGAAGCGGCCACGTTTGCGCCCCACCACAAACTCGGCAACCTCACGGCCATCATTGACCTCAACGGCCAGCAGATCGACGGCCCGACCAATCTGGTGATGAACAACCGGGATCTGGGCGCCAAATACCGCGCTTTTGGCTGGAACGTGACCGAAATGAAAGGCAACGACATGACCGAAGTCCTCAAAACGCTGCACGAATCGAAGCACGACCCCGAAGTGCCGACGATGATTCTGATGCATACCGAAATGGGCTACGGCGTCGACTTTATGATGGGTAGCCACAAGTGGCACGGCGTCGCCCCGAACGACGAGCAACTCGCCACGGCACTCAATCAACTGGCCGTGACGGCCGGCGATCAGGATTATTAA